One region of Myxococcota bacterium genomic DNA includes:
- the dtd gene encoding D-aminoacyl-tRNA deacylase, producing MRAVVQRVSRAAVVVEGDEVARMGEGLLALVGVAAGDDEGDARTLARKLVGLRIFPDPDGRMNRSLADTGGTLGVVSQFTLLGDARQGRRPSFGEAAAPELAAPLVEAVAQAAREAGVDVVTGRFRAHMEVHLTNDGPVTLLLDTQRRF from the coding sequence GTGCGCGCGGTCGTACAGCGGGTGTCTCGGGCCGCCGTCGTCGTGGAGGGGGACGAGGTGGCGCGCATGGGCGAGGGGCTCCTCGCCCTGGTGGGCGTCGCGGCAGGCGATGACGAGGGCGACGCACGAACTCTGGCGCGCAAGCTCGTGGGATTGCGGATCTTTCCCGACCCGGACGGCCGCATGAACCGGTCCCTGGCCGACACGGGCGGCACGCTCGGCGTGGTCTCCCAGTTCACCCTGCTCGGCGACGCGCGGCAGGGGCGCCGGCCGTCCTTCGGCGAAGCGGCCGCACCCGAACTGGCCGCCCCCCTGGTCGAGGCGGTCGCTCAGGCGGCGCGTGAGGCCGGGGTGGACGTCGTCACCGGGCGCTTCCGCGCGCACATGGAGGTCCACCTCACCAACGACGGGCCGGTGACGCTGCTCCTCGATACCCAGCGACGCTTCTGA
- the dcd gene encoding dCTP deaminase has protein sequence MSVLTRDAIRAELDSGRLVITPFEADQLGAASIDLMLGDEIRVFAHPERPIDLLADTDYRDHTEVRTLAEPYVLEPGSTIHGITRERIRLPGNLCGFLEGRSRFARLGLMIHVTSAFVQPGVDNRQVLEMSNVAGHPLRIHAGVRLCQLVLMHTDGEARYEGRFARQDQI, from the coding sequence ATGAGTGTGTTGACGCGCGATGCGATTCGCGCCGAGCTCGACAGTGGGCGTCTGGTGATCACGCCGTTCGAAGCGGATCAGCTCGGTGCGGCGTCGATCGACCTGATGCTCGGCGACGAGATCCGGGTGTTCGCGCATCCGGAACGGCCCATCGATCTGTTGGCGGACACGGACTATCGCGACCACACCGAGGTCCGGACTCTCGCCGAGCCCTACGTCCTCGAGCCCGGCTCCACGATTCACGGCATCACCCGAGAGCGCATCCGGCTGCCCGGGAACCTGTGCGGATTTCTCGAAGGGCGCAGCCGCTTCGCAAGGCTCGGGCTGATGATCCACGTCACCTCGGCGTTCGTGCAGCCCGGTGTCGACAACCGGCAGGTGCTCGAGATGAGCAACGTGGCGGGTCACCCGCTGCGCATCCACGCCGGCGTGCGCCTGTGCCAGCTGGTCTTGATGCACACGGATGGCGAGGCGCGCTACGAGGGGCGCTTCGCCCGGCAGGACCAGATCTAG
- a CDS encoding glycerophosphodiester phosphodiesterase — translation MPHPFFDLPGPLAIGHRGCAGERPENTLVSFAKACEDGAQILESDVHVTRDGVPVLLHDDDVSRVSDGTGQVRDLSLAELQRLDAGHHFTAPDGTHPFRGQGVQVPALAEALAALPGMRFNLELKEDLPDLIEATVEVVRDADREALTLLTAAEDPLMARLRKHVESVGSSVALGACTGEVAGFALAARDGTPPPDGPMALQIPTHFVGQPLVTPALLDAAHAAGVQVHVWTINEPDEIAALLALGVDGIVSDHPARVVAARAGA, via the coding sequence ATGCCGCATCCGTTCTTCGACCTGCCGGGTCCGTTGGCGATCGGGCACCGCGGCTGTGCGGGCGAGCGTCCCGAGAACACGCTGGTCTCGTTTGCGAAGGCCTGTGAAGACGGAGCCCAGATCCTCGAGTCCGACGTCCACGTCACCCGCGATGGCGTGCCGGTGCTGCTCCACGACGACGATGTGTCACGGGTCAGCGACGGGACGGGTCAGGTGCGCGACCTCTCGCTCGCCGAGCTGCAGCGCCTCGACGCCGGCCACCACTTCACCGCGCCCGATGGCACGCATCCCTTCCGCGGTCAGGGTGTGCAGGTTCCGGCCCTCGCGGAAGCCCTCGCCGCGCTGCCCGGCATGCGGTTCAACCTCGAGCTGAAGGAAGACCTGCCCGACCTGATCGAAGCCACGGTCGAGGTCGTGCGCGACGCCGACCGCGAAGCGCTCACCCTGCTGACCGCCGCGGAAGATCCGCTGATGGCGCGACTGCGGAAGCACGTGGAGAGCGTCGGCAGCAGCGTTGCCCTCGGCGCCTGCACGGGAGAGGTGGCGGGCTTCGCTCTGGCCGCGCGGGATGGAACACCGCCGCCGGACGGACCGATGGCCCTGCAGATTCCCACCCACTTCGTGGGTCAGCCGCTGGTGACCCCGGCACTCCTCGATGCGGCCCATGCCGCCGGCGTCCAGGTCCACGTCTGGACGATCAACGAGCCCGACGAGATCGCGGCGCTGCTCGCGCTCGGGGTCGACGGGATCGTCTCCGACCATCCGGCGCGGGTCGTGGCGGCGCGCGCGGGAGCGTGA
- a CDS encoding class I SAM-dependent methyltransferase: MSEPSAFVWDAREALAAAANRGPVVDLACGRGRNALPLARHGVRIVGFDRNGDHLGELAAAAKAEGLPIELAQADFENPTSLPLGAGSCAALIVCRYLHRPLCPALVEALQPGGWLLYETFTRDQPKLGYGPKNEAFLLEAGELPRLFSGLEMAHHWEGVTDEAKPAAVAQLWARKPERGGA, encoded by the coding sequence GTGAGCGAGCCGTCGGCCTTCGTCTGGGACGCGCGCGAAGCGCTCGCCGCCGCGGCCAACCGGGGCCCGGTCGTCGACCTCGCCTGCGGGCGTGGTCGCAACGCGCTGCCCCTCGCGAGGCATGGTGTCCGGATCGTGGGCTTCGACCGAAACGGGGACCATCTGGGGGAGCTCGCGGCCGCGGCGAAGGCGGAGGGCCTCCCGATCGAACTCGCCCAGGCCGACTTCGAGAACCCGACGTCGCTGCCGCTGGGGGCCGGGAGCTGCGCGGCGCTGATCGTCTGCCGCTACCTGCATCGGCCCCTGTGCCCAGCCCTGGTCGAAGCGCTCCAGCCCGGCGGCTGGCTGCTCTACGAAACCTTCACGCGGGACCAACCCAAACTCGGCTATGGGCCCAAGAACGAAGCCTTTTTGCTGGAGGCCGGCGAGCTCCCGCGACTCTTCTCGGGGTTGGAGATGGCCCACCACTGGGAAGGCGTGACGGACGAGGCGAAACCCGCGGCCGTGGCCCAGCTGTGGGCGCGGAAACCCGAGCGGGGAGGCGCGTGA
- a CDS encoding phytanoyl-CoA dioxygenase family protein, giving the protein MAESVPRIASRDASQVVPALRESGAVIVEGFLDADCLQRFNQELDPVMESLDPAREFVNPGVSFFFGAKTRHLTAVAAHSQVFAHEILPDDLFAEVSEEILGEGACSVILNTAHVMDRGPGAERQLLHRDEQVWPHVPQPHPELQLASVIALERFDRENGGTCVVPGSHRWPRDRQPTEDEIAVAEMEAGSAVLYLGSTIHAGGANTSAERGRRGMHVSFCAGWLRTEENQYLSVPIEAVKAMPERSQALLGYVAHDAIAVGGGYLGTVDLVDPVSRF; this is encoded by the coding sequence ATGGCCGAATCGGTTCCGCGCATCGCGTCTCGCGACGCGTCCCAGGTCGTGCCTGCGCTTCGGGAATCCGGTGCGGTGATCGTCGAGGGGTTCCTGGATGCGGACTGCCTGCAGCGCTTCAACCAGGAACTCGACCCGGTGATGGAAAGTCTCGATCCGGCTCGGGAATTCGTGAACCCGGGCGTCTCCTTCTTCTTCGGGGCGAAGACCCGCCATCTGACCGCGGTCGCCGCCCACTCCCAGGTCTTCGCCCACGAGATCCTGCCCGACGATCTCTTCGCGGAAGTCAGCGAGGAGATCCTCGGCGAGGGCGCCTGCTCGGTGATCCTGAACACCGCCCACGTGATGGATCGCGGACCGGGCGCCGAGCGACAGCTCTTGCACCGTGACGAGCAGGTCTGGCCCCATGTGCCCCAGCCGCACCCCGAGCTGCAGCTCGCCTCGGTGATCGCCCTCGAACGCTTCGACCGCGAGAACGGCGGCACCTGCGTGGTCCCCGGCAGCCACCGGTGGCCGCGCGACCGCCAGCCCACCGAAGACGAGATCGCCGTCGCCGAGATGGAGGCGGGCAGCGCGGTGCTCTACCTGGGCTCGACGATCCACGCGGGTGGCGCGAACACGTCGGCCGAACGGGGCCGGCGCGGGATGCACGTCTCCTTCTGCGCCGGGTGGTTGCGGACAGAAGAGAACCAGTACTTGAGCGTTCCGATCGAGGCGGTGAAGGCCATGCCCGAGCGCTCCCAGGCGCTGCTGGGCTACGTCGCTCACGACGCGATCGCGGTCGGAGGTGGCTACCTGGGCACGGTCGACCTGGTGGACCCGGTCTCGCGCTTCTAG
- the queG gene encoding tRNA epoxyqueuosine(34) reductase QueG, which translates to MSEAPRGTPADAARVEALGLSLGFDLVGIAAAEPTDQTRFLREWLARGYAGEMHYIGRRVEEREDPRRLLERAQSVIAVGFVYDPGERPSADAAPFRVARYAGGDDYHDVLVDRLRAFEAGLPTLADRPVRTRGYVDTGPVQERAHAAAAGLGWVGKNTCLIHPRLGSYLFLGAILTDWWLPAGEPEPDHCGSCRACLDACPTDAFPEPYVLDATRCISYTTIELRGPIPETMRAGQGDWGFGCDLCQEVCPWNQRERRPIPPDPHGLRARIAPRPDWQAPTLAWVLGLDEERWREATRKTALRRTRYQGLVRNALVAAGNTRDPELRPWIERHLQSDDAVLAEHARWALGQLSG; encoded by the coding sequence GTGAGCGAAGCGCCCCGAGGCACTCCCGCCGACGCCGCCCGCGTCGAAGCTCTCGGGCTCTCGCTCGGGTTCGATCTGGTCGGCATCGCAGCCGCCGAGCCCACGGATCAGACCCGCTTCCTTCGCGAGTGGCTCGCGCGCGGCTACGCCGGCGAGATGCACTACATCGGGCGCCGGGTGGAGGAGCGCGAGGATCCGCGGCGACTGCTCGAACGGGCCCAGAGCGTCATCGCCGTGGGCTTCGTATACGACCCGGGCGAGCGTCCGTCGGCCGACGCCGCGCCGTTTCGCGTGGCGCGCTACGCGGGCGGCGACGACTACCACGACGTGCTCGTGGATCGCCTGCGGGCGTTCGAGGCCGGCTTGCCGACGCTCGCCGATCGGCCGGTGCGCACGCGCGGCTACGTCGACACGGGGCCGGTGCAGGAGCGGGCCCATGCGGCGGCGGCAGGGCTGGGTTGGGTCGGCAAGAACACCTGCCTGATCCATCCGCGCCTCGGTTCGTACCTCTTCCTGGGAGCGATCCTCACCGATTGGTGGCTGCCCGCCGGCGAGCCGGAGCCCGACCACTGCGGCAGCTGTCGGGCGTGTCTCGATGCGTGTCCCACCGACGCCTTTCCCGAGCCCTACGTCCTCGATGCCACGCGCTGCATCTCGTACACCACGATCGAATTGCGCGGTCCGATCCCCGAAACGATGCGCGCAGGGCAGGGCGACTGGGGCTTCGGCTGCGACCTCTGCCAGGAGGTGTGTCCGTGGAACCAGCGCGAGCGACGGCCGATTCCCCCGGACCCCCACGGACTGCGCGCGCGGATCGCACCGCGTCCCGACTGGCAGGCGCCCACCCTGGCCTGGGTGCTCGGACTCGACGAGGAGCGCTGGCGCGAGGCGACCCGCAAGACGGCGCTCCGCCGCACCCGCTATCAGGGGCTCGTGCGCAACGCGCTGGTCGCGGCCGGGAACACGCGTGATCCGGAGCTGCGACCGTGGATCGAGCGCCATCTGCAGAGCGACGATGCGGTTCTCGCCGAGCACGCGCGTTGGGCCCTGGGCCAGCTGTCGGGCTGA
- a CDS encoding exosortase/archaeosortase family protein produces MQRFTLETVLWIGLAVIFAPAVMGLAEHWQAHDYYNHGFLVPLVALASGQPLWKKLGPSQRYLPALAGLGLSLGLYAFGLLIGQVSLQGLALVAAVTCLVMFRGGPGVLRTFAFPLGFLLFMIPLPTSWVTPLIVSLQTIASQAAVAVLHAFDVPVLRDGNVIRLPGGGSLFVAEACSGITSLISLIPIGFLLARFTDEVFWRRAAIVLAVVPAALLGNAIRVIVTVYAANAVGIERATTGTLHDMAGLLTSAFAVVLVIAFGSLLRRLTEDGDPIAPPPATA; encoded by the coding sequence ATGCAGCGCTTCACACTCGAGACGGTCCTCTGGATCGGGCTGGCGGTCATCTTCGCCCCGGCCGTCATGGGCCTGGCCGAACACTGGCAGGCCCACGACTACTACAACCACGGCTTCCTGGTGCCCTTGGTCGCCTTGGCCTCGGGGCAGCCGCTCTGGAAGAAGCTCGGGCCGAGTCAGCGCTATCTGCCGGCCCTGGCTGGGCTCGGGTTGTCGCTCGGGCTCTACGCCTTCGGCCTCTTGATCGGCCAGGTGAGCCTCCAGGGCCTCGCGCTCGTGGCGGCGGTGACTTGTCTCGTGATGTTCCGCGGCGGCCCGGGTGTCCTGCGCACCTTCGCCTTCCCGCTCGGCTTCCTGCTGTTCATGATCCCGCTGCCCACCAGCTGGGTGACGCCGCTGATCGTGAGTCTGCAGACGATCGCCAGTCAGGCTGCGGTGGCGGTGCTCCACGCCTTCGACGTGCCCGTGCTGCGCGACGGCAACGTCATCCGGCTGCCGGGTGGCGGCTCGCTCTTCGTGGCCGAGGCGTGCAGTGGGATCACGTCGCTGATCAGCTTGATCCCGATCGGGTTCCTGTTGGCGCGCTTCACCGACGAGGTGTTCTGGCGTCGCGCGGCGATCGTGCTCGCGGTGGTCCCGGCAGCGCTGCTCGGCAACGCGATCCGCGTGATCGTGACGGTCTACGCAGCCAATGCGGTGGGGATCGAGCGGGCCACCACCGGGACGCTCCACGACATGGCGGGGCTGCTCACTTCGGCCTTCGCCGTGGTGCTGGTGATCGCCTTCGGCAGCCTGCTGCGTCGGCTCACCGAAGACGGCGACCCGATCGCGCCACCGCCCGCCACCGCTTGA
- a CDS encoding DUF502 domain-containing protein, with protein MAERQAGFWKTLREALRRYFVAGILAFAPLAITIWAIAWIIQRLDNLLLPTVLSWVFPNLEDPPRIPLVGALFTLVVILLMGVVARHLFGGEFIRAWERLLSRVPVARNIYAGVKQLFEAIFQRNESRFNRVVLIEYPRRGIYAIAFTTGDARGTVQEITEERVINCFLPTTPNPTSGFYLLVPESQVRDVDLTVEDAFKLVMSAGLVTPENANQIPLPLSDAGSEPAIEATVPTSPASPAREGRGG; from the coding sequence GTGGCGGAACGCCAGGCCGGATTCTGGAAGACGCTGCGCGAAGCGCTGCGGCGCTACTTCGTCGCCGGCATCCTCGCCTTCGCGCCGCTCGCCATCACGATCTGGGCAATCGCCTGGATCATCCAGCGTCTCGACAATTTGCTGCTCCCCACCGTGCTCTCCTGGGTCTTCCCGAACCTGGAGGATCCGCCGCGCATTCCGCTGGTGGGCGCCCTCTTCACGCTCGTCGTGATCCTGTTGATGGGCGTGGTGGCCCGGCACCTGTTCGGCGGTGAGTTCATCCGCGCCTGGGAGCGCCTGCTCTCGCGCGTCCCGGTGGCGCGGAACATCTATGCCGGGGTGAAGCAGCTCTTCGAAGCGATCTTCCAGCGCAACGAGTCGCGCTTCAACCGCGTCGTGCTGATCGAGTACCCGCGCCGCGGCATCTACGCCATCGCCTTCACCACCGGCGACGCGCGGGGCACCGTCCAGGAGATCACCGAAGAGCGCGTCATCAACTGCTTCCTGCCGACGACACCGAACCCGACCTCCGGGTTCTACCTGCTGGTGCCCGAGTCACAGGTGCGAGACGTGGACCTGACCGTCGAGGACGCCTTCAAGCTCGTGATGTCGGCAGGCCTGGTGACGCCCGAGAACGCCAATCAGATCCCGCTCCCGCTTTCGGACGCGGGATCGGAGCCGGCTATCGAGGCAACGGTGCCGACGTCACCCGCGTCACCAGCGCGCGAAGGCCGGGGTGGCTGA
- a CDS encoding CvpA family protein, with protein sequence MWLNGLVAVVMGIFVALGAWRGALATGLGLATLVVAYLAAFTLAPGLAPLLGERLDVPALWAMPVAGTIVFFGTYVVLGIASAILKKFLGGKNAARSVRDRFVGGSFGAVRGALVSVLLVILASWVDSLRLAGIEPPLPEVGDSVVAEMTAEVVESGLTQALGDDPSARVAARFTARPAMALEELQSVVESPAIASIQNDTMFWTYIEHGNVDTALNRGSFQKLSGDEALRQRFANLGFVPAEAAGNRQVFHDAVADVMHQVSPRLRGLKNDPEVQALLQDPQVVAMVQNGDTVGLLSHPGLRALVTRVTSAPLPR encoded by the coding sequence ATGTGGCTGAACGGGCTCGTCGCCGTGGTGATGGGGATCTTCGTGGCCCTCGGGGCCTGGCGGGGTGCCCTCGCCACGGGCCTGGGCCTCGCCACGCTCGTCGTCGCCTATCTCGCGGCCTTCACGCTGGCTCCAGGGCTCGCGCCCCTTCTGGGCGAGCGCCTCGATGTCCCCGCGCTCTGGGCGATGCCCGTGGCCGGCACGATCGTCTTCTTCGGCACCTACGTGGTTCTGGGGATCGCCTCCGCCATCCTGAAGAAGTTCCTGGGGGGCAAGAATGCGGCCCGGAGCGTGCGCGACCGCTTCGTGGGCGGCAGCTTCGGCGCCGTGCGCGGCGCGCTGGTGTCGGTGCTGCTCGTGATCCTGGCGAGCTGGGTGGATAGCCTGCGCCTGGCCGGCATCGAGCCGCCCCTGCCCGAGGTGGGCGATTCGGTGGTGGCCGAGATGACCGCCGAGGTCGTCGAGAGCGGTCTCACCCAGGCGCTCGGCGATGATCCGTCGGCGCGGGTGGCGGCGCGCTTCACCGCGCGACCGGCGATGGCGCTCGAGGAGCTGCAGAGCGTGGTCGAGTCGCCGGCGATCGCGTCGATCCAGAACGACACGATGTTCTGGACCTACATCGAGCACGGCAACGTCGACACCGCCCTCAACCGCGGCAGCTTCCAGAAGCTCTCCGGCGACGAGGCCCTACGTCAGCGCTTCGCGAACCTGGGCTTCGTGCCCGCCGAAGCGGCCGGCAACCGGCAGGTGTTCCACGATGCCGTCGCCGACGTGATGCACCAGGTGTCTCCGCGGCTCCGCGGGCTGAAGAACGATCCCGAGGTCCAGGCGCTACTTCAGGACCCGCAGGTCGTCGCGATGGTGCAGAACGGCGATACGGTCGGGCTGCTCAGCCACCCCGGCCTTCGCGCGCTGGTGACGCGGGTGACGTCGGCACCGTTGCCTCGATAG
- the pyk gene encoding pyruvate kinase, with product MRTRPVRKTKLIATIGPACESLDTVKAMIHAGMNVARLNFSHGTHATHREHVERVRKAATELGANVAIMLDTKGLQVRTGRLREGPVELETGQTFTLHTDDRDGDASGTSISYAELPHEVSVGAKVLIDDGKLELQVEDVTPSEIQCRVTRGGTLKERKGVNVPDTVLQMPAMNAENRADIVFAIENQLDYIAASFVRGAQDVREIRQILDEHGASIPIVAKIEAAIGVQNLEEIVATADGTMVARGDLGVELSVQEVPMVQKKIIRTTVMNGKPVITATQMLDSMTETPLPSRAEVSDVANAILDGTSAVMLSNETAAGKYPVEAVRTMASIAFEAESGLREYGHLQHILSGPSHEVTDAVSQAAITMANHLKASAIIALTESGRTARSISKYRPRCPILGVSSWPEVVRAFAMNWGVTGICVDSDDASGNDAVVSFALRRAKELGIVERGSLCVVTAGTSRESGSTNMIRVVTAD from the coding sequence ATGCGCACGCGACCCGTCCGCAAGACCAAGCTGATCGCCACCATCGGACCGGCCTGCGAGAGCCTCGACACCGTCAAGGCCATGATCCACGCCGGCATGAACGTCGCGCGCCTGAACTTCTCGCATGGCACCCATGCTACCCATCGCGAGCACGTCGAGCGGGTGCGGAAGGCCGCCACCGAGCTCGGCGCGAACGTCGCGATCATGCTCGACACGAAAGGCCTGCAGGTCCGTACGGGCCGCCTCCGGGAAGGCCCGGTCGAGCTCGAGACCGGCCAGACCTTCACGCTCCACACGGACGACCGCGACGGCGACGCCAGCGGCACCTCGATCTCCTACGCCGAGCTTCCCCACGAGGTGAGCGTCGGGGCGAAGGTCCTGATCGACGACGGCAAGCTCGAACTGCAAGTCGAGGACGTCACGCCGAGCGAGATCCAGTGCCGGGTCACTCGCGGCGGGACGCTCAAGGAGCGCAAGGGCGTCAACGTCCCCGACACCGTGCTCCAGATGCCGGCGATGAACGCCGAGAACCGCGCCGACATCGTGTTCGCGATCGAGAACCAGCTCGACTACATCGCGGCGTCCTTCGTGCGCGGCGCGCAGGACGTGCGCGAGATCCGCCAGATCCTCGACGAACACGGCGCGAGCATTCCGATCGTCGCGAAGATCGAGGCCGCGATCGGCGTGCAGAACCTCGAGGAGATCGTCGCCACCGCCGACGGCACGATGGTCGCACGCGGCGACCTCGGCGTGGAGCTCTCGGTCCAGGAAGTGCCGATGGTCCAGAAGAAGATCATCCGCACCACCGTCATGAACGGGAAGCCGGTCATCACCGCGACCCAGATGCTCGACTCGATGACCGAGACGCCGCTGCCCAGCCGCGCCGAGGTGAGCGACGTCGCCAACGCGATCCTCGACGGCACCTCGGCGGTCATGCTCTCGAACGAGACCGCAGCCGGGAAGTATCCCGTCGAAGCCGTGCGCACGATGGCCTCGATCGCCTTCGAAGCCGAGTCGGGTCTGCGGGAGTACGGACATCTCCAACACATCCTGTCGGGGCCGTCGCACGAGGTCACCGACGCGGTGAGCCAGGCGGCGATCACCATGGCCAACCACCTGAAGGCGTCGGCGATCATTGCGCTCACCGAGAGTGGCCGGACCGCCCGCTCGATCTCGAAGTACCGGCCGCGCTGCCCGATCCTCGGTGTGAGCAGCTGGCCCGAGGTGGTGCGCGCCTTCGCCATGAACTGGGGCGTGACCGGCATCTGCGTGGACTCGGACGACGCGTCCGGGAACGACGCGGTGGTCTCCTTCGCCCTGCGCCGCGCCAAAGAGCTCGGGATCGTGGAACGCGGCAGCCTCTGCGTGGTCACCGCCGGCACCAGCCGCGAGAGCGGCAGCACCAACATGATCCGGGTGGTGACGGCGGACTAG